ATTTAATCATGAACTATAAAGGACACGTCAGCTGTACTATTTGTGCCTAAAAGGAGTGGGCTATGTAGTCACAGTAAATGATTTTAACTCAGGTCTGCAAGCAGATGACAGCgcaccacttttttaaaaattttattaatgctTTATGTAGTCATGCAATCCCCACTAAAATTTGCACGTATATGGAGCCACGACCTCAGATGTAATGCCACACGAGGGCAAGTTATCAGGTATTTGATTTATAAGTAATAAGAAATTCTGCAAATGAAGATTTATTTTGGCCTTCTTTAATTGCAGGATTAATTGAAATGGCTAAAAAAAAGTAGTTACTATTTCACCTTATTATTACTTCTATgaaatttctgtctttatagGATGTTTATTTGAAATCATGTACCACAAATAAAACCAGAGGTAGAAAACGGCACACCATAACAAACCTCAAACGAAacggaacaaacaaacaaacaaaaagaccacACTACCTTACAATCTTTTCTGAACCAACTGTGTTCAAGAATTAATAAGTTGAACCCCTTTCCTCTGTCCACTCACAGGCTGGTAAAAACAACGCCTTTTGGCTTTTTGCCATCTAAGTATGTTCTCGACActtaattagctttttaaaagccAGCTTAAAGTCTTCATTAAAACTTGTGTAGAGCAGAGGGTTGATCAGAGAATTCACGTAACCAAGCCACGTCAAGAAATCAGCCACTTCAGAGGACACTGTGTAGATGCTCAGACCTACAATCAACTCTTTGATGAAAAATGGCAGCCATGACAAAATGAACGCCCCCAAAATCAGCCCCAGGATGCGTGCTGCCTTACGCTCCCTGGTACTAGAGATCTGCTGACGTTCTCCGGGGTGGTCTAGATCATTATCGAAGGAAGGGATCCTGATAGACGTGTGGATCTTTTCAAACTCTGTGGTAGGGTCTGAGGTGGAGAAATCAGACACACAGAAAGTCTGTGTCAGTTTACAACTCGCAAAAGAATTTTGGCTATCCGTGCTTCTGTTGCTTAAGTGCCGGCTCGATCCTCTTTTCTGGTAGAGGCTCTTGGCTGCGTGGTAGATTCGGTAATACAGAATAAGTATCAAAGTCAAGGGGATATAAAATGCCCCGAGTGTGGAGTAGATGGTGTAGATGACATGGTCATGCTGGATGGTGCACTGGCTAGGAGGTGGGCTGAGCTGGCGGTGGCTCCTCCAGAACAGAGGGGGCATGGAGATGAAGATGGAGATGGTCCAGACGGTGAGGATCATCAGCACGGCCCTCTTGGCCGTCCTCTTCCTGGCGTATTCAATAGCATTGGTGATGGCCCAGTACCTGTCGAGAGCAATCACACAGAGATGGAGGATGGAGCAGGTGCAGCAGGTCATGTCCACACTCAGCCACACCTCGCAGATGAAGTACCCTAGTCTCCAGCTGTCCATGACGATGTATGTGATGCTCGGGGGCATGACGAGCACCGCCACCAGGAGATCTGTCACAGCCAGGGAGCAGATCAGGTAGTTGGCAGGCTGGTGGAGCTTCTTGGTGGTACAGATAGCCGTGATCACGGCCAAGTTCAGCAACATGGTCAGCGTGGTGATGACCACCAGAGTCATGGAAATGAGCATCTTCTCAGTGATGGTCTTGGGTCTCGCAGCCACACTGGCTTCTGGGGTACAGTTAGTGATATTCATGTTTTCCCTGTTTCAATCTACACTGTGGAGAAGCTGTTGGTGATTTTCCCTCAGCTGGAAATGACTTAGACTTCAATGCCTCTCATTTATAAAAGACTGTAGTTTCTTCAGCTATGtagtttcttatgttccattttGTATGGGTAAAAGGAAGCACCACAGCATTTCTTCTGAGGGTTCCTGGAAGATAGTATGCTACTGGTTAATGAAtgaaaaagtcatatttttttttcccctggaaaatGTTATCGTATTTCAGTACTTATAAATTCTTTACCATTTTtggcatgattttcttttttatttctgggtataaagttcatttttacattattcttcaaaagatatttttttaaaattgacatatactgacacacaatgttacgttaATTTCAGGTAGACATAGTGACTCACAAGTCTAATCCTTATGCTGTGCTAaacacaagtatagctaccaaaaagatactttttaaaaagtgaagtacCCAAACTCTTTCTTGTGAAGACATTACCGACTTTAAAGTCTATCTTGCCACCTGAAttactttcttatttatatttattaatatatatacatctgtacataaattattttttatttggaaacatATTCACCTTGCATCATACTTTAGAAATTCTgggacattaaagaaaaaaattatgttgttcATAATAATCAGACTTCaaagcagttttaaaatttcatagcaAATGCTCAACTCCAAAGATATTTTAGTGTCACAATGAAATTGTGCGATTTTGTCTAATTATTTCTGACATTTTACACATCCCACTGttcatttctttggagaaaagagagaaaaaaagcatgtAACATTACTTTGATGTTTATGGCAAATTGTTCTCAGAGTAATACAGTAAATTGACTGTGAAACAGCATCATCACCAAGCTCAAAGAACtccacattagaaaaaaaaatgtgtttagttTGTTAACATTTGtgttctttcaatttctttctttccttctttctatcatctatctatctatctatctatctatctatctatcatctatcatctatctgtctacctACCATCTATGATCTGTCTGTCTCTGGATAGCTGGCAATCAGTGAGATAGTGACATTTATTGAACGCATAGTtgtaaggaattaaaaaaaaaaaaggttcgaGTCCCCCTTATCTGTAGTTTCGCTTTCCGCACTTTCAGTTACCAGGTCTGCAAGCCCATGGTCCTCTTTCTGACGAATcctcagaaggtcaatagtagcctaactcTACCTCGCAAAACctgcatcattcacctcacttcatgtCATCAGTAGGCGTTTTATCATCTCAAATCACCACAAGAAAGGTGAGTACGgcataatgaaatattttgagagagcacATTCACcacataatatttattatagtatactgttttttaaaagatttttatttatttatgtgagagagcaaaagcaagagACGGAGCACGagtgcgggggaggggcagagggagcggcagaaACAGAACCACCGCTgagcagagtcctgggatcatgacctgagcgggagCGGAAGgctggtgcttaactgactgagccacccaggcgccactattGTATGCTgttataatagttttattttttattagttactGTTGTTAATCTTCTGTTGTACCTAACTgataaactttatcataggtttGTAAGTAGAGGAAAAACCGTACTACACATAGGGTTcggtactatctgtggtttcaggtatTCAGTCTTGGAATGCATCTTCTGCGGAGGAGGGGGACTACTGTAAACCCAAATATCAATCAAAATCCACATAGGAATATTCATAGTCAATGGCTGCTGGTCAGGACATCGATCAAATCCTCTGATTTGTCTCTGTGGGATTAGGTCCAGGAAAACTTGAAAGACAACTGGCATTTTGGCTGTTATAAGGAGGGACATAGATTGATGTGGATTAGGCTTAACAGACATTCTTTAATGAGGGCAGGAGCAGGTGAGGCAAGTATGAAATGGAGAATGGACTGGGTGAAAGTCTGGGGGGCCTGGGGACTGGAAATCAGGGGGCAGGAATAAAAATCTCCAGCCAGAGTGAGATCTGTCTAGCTCTGGATTTAATTTCGTCTGCCCATTGGGCAAAAATCAAGACTGGGAGATGGTTACCATTTATTCTTTAGatatagaaagtaaaagaaaatgatttcactAGAGGCCAAAAATGGGgcaattgtttttaaaacagtCTTTATCTTTCTGCAGTGAAATGAGAATCATTctgcctctctgttttccttatgcttttatagCATTTCTGCAGATGTATCCTCTTGAAATTCATGTTTCCCTACTTCTTCTATGGGACTTGATCCACCAACAATACATTCTTTCtcttaaattaaatgttttcttctcccctggtcattttcccttcttttataGTCAGTTTAGACTTGCATTTATATCTGAGATAAACTGTAGCATTGGAAGTgtatgggctttggaatcagagagACCTGGGTTGCACCTGAGCCATCTATTAGGTTGGGGCAACCTCTCTACATTTCTCCCTGTGACCaacatgttttctattttatcccTTTCTCCTTAATTACATGaaatagagttcttttttttccctgcaaacATTAATCCTAAGTTATGTTTTTCTTGGGTTCTTGAGGTTTGTTGGaagagtaattctttttttttttaaagtaggctccatgcccagcatggagcccaatgtggagcccagtgtggcgCTGGAACTCacagaccaagacctgagctgagatcaagagtcagatgcttaaccagctgagctacccaggcaccccagaaaagtagttctaaataaaaagtcttttccACTCTGATTGGAAGATTGAGAATTTAGAGAGTAGCATGGATAAGAGACAGAAAACTTTAGAAGTTTTAGTTTGATAATAGAGATAATtaggaaatgttattttaaaaacatgaagtaaaaaaaaaatcaaataattcagCTTCATCAAGCTTTTAAAAGCTGCTCTATTTCTGAGCTCCCATACATCCTAATTCTCATTTCTCTGGTGGCACCATTTTCTTCCTTACTCTGtccctatttatttttcatccccccgcccccaactaaCTGTACATTTCTGGAGGATGGGATGTATGTCTGATTCATCTTTTTAACTGCCTCCAGTTAAATTAGCAAAAACATTACTGGTTGGGGCTACACTGTCAGGTCTTTAATGTGTCTTCCTGGTTTATTCTGTGCCCAAGCCTTTCAGAATAGGAGTTAAGTTTTGTATCTCCGTGTCGTCGGTCACTCCAAATTCCTGCACACAACCAGTTTgccatcttttatcttttttcacttaaaaatatatcttgaagTGTGTTCCATAACACCATGTGGAGCATAATCTTTTGAATAGCTGGGTGAGATGACCTGGGGAGCAATTTTAGATTGAACAAGTCTGAGAACTGGGTGCTGGAGCTCTTCACTAATCAAGgatcaggaagaaaaggaggaaccAGCAAGGCAGAGGAGAACAGCTTATTCAGGTGCAGGAGAAGGATGAGAGATAATTCCATCCCAAGACCAGGTGAAAAGAGTGTATGAAGTAAGGGTGATCAGCTGTATAAGTGCTGCTGACAGGTGGTGGGCGGTGAGGACTTGACCATTGGGCTGGGGAATGTGGATGACACCAGTGATCTTCACAAGACCCGTTTGGTGCAGTGGTGGAGAGTAAAGGCTGAAGGTAGTGGTttcaagaaagaatgagaagaaaggaaatagaggCACTGAATAAGAACAAGTACTTCAAGAGTTTTGCTGaaaaggggagcagagaaatAAAGTAGCTGTGGAGGGAGATGTGGGGTcaaggttgttttctttttagggtgaGAGATTGTCTTTTTACACTGGACTACTTgcagttttgtttggtttgttttttactgCTACATTCTGTATCCTTTATCTTGGGGCCCAGAGCATTTGTGGAGTGAGTGAAATGcaaaggaggaagcaggaaggcAATAATGGAAGAGGCTGGGAGTCCGTAGGGCTGGGACACCAGGGAAGTAGAATTCTTTGAGCAATTTAAGGGATTACACTAGGGACTGTGATGGGAACAAAGATGTAGCCATACTCAGGAAATGATCCAATTCCAGTTGTCTTGGGTTCCTTTACCTTCTTAAAATAACGTATGGTTTTATAATCACTACCCACTCCTTAGGAGGTAGTATGATTTCTAATGAGAACAGTGCTAGTTAAGTAGCACCTGAAAATTTAAGTCTCTTTAGCTTTTCTCATAGTAGGGGAGGAGGAATTATAACACTTAACTCAAAACACGTTCTGCAGAACCAGTCCAAACAGCAATATCAATATACCAAACCTTCATTAGTCCATTGGGTTGGAAAATTAACTGCAATAATCATAGCTAAAAACGGACATAATCTTATCAGAGTTAAAGCAGGGACTTCTTTGGGGGTTTGTAACTTTTAGTTTCTGCTCTGATTATGACATAGAAAATACCAGTGCAGTCCAAAGCCATATTTAAATGGTTTTTCATTGAgatcagaaagaggagagaatcgCTATAAACCAAATGGGTCAATGTATGCTGCGCTCATTTACTGAGATGTGTCAGAGCCTCTGACTTATACTACCCCAGTGACGGAACACCAGGGACAAGAGGTCATGAGCACACTCACTTTTAATTTCACCATCTTATCTAGTCTTTTATTGGTTTTCAATAACTATTGCTAATTTATCATAAATATCCTTTCATCTCTTCTttgatcattttcattttgcccaaatttcttcaaataacttaaaaaagtctttattataggatctaagaaataaaacaaaacaaaaacacactcaTAAacttcataaatacagagaacacctggtggttgccagagggaagagtgGGAGGATGGATgagataggtgaaggggattaagagctacaaacttccagtaataatataaataagtcGTGGGGATGTGAAGTGTGGCATAGGGAGTATAGTCAGTAATACTATAGTAACTATGTACGGTGATATATAGTAACTAGACTTACCGTGGTGACCACTTCTTGATGTATGTAAATgtggaatcactgtgttgtatacctgaaactaatataatactatatgtcaactatacttcaattaaaaaaagaaagaaaaaatcttcaaTATGtgccagtttcctttttttttttttaatttcaggagcAGCTGCTTGCCCTCATATTACTAATTTGATCTCTCCAATTGTTCATTAACTTCATTTCCTCAGCCTTCATAAAGAATTTTCTTGGCCTGTCTACAGGAAAGAAAGGGTGGATAGTAGTTTGTTTCTTATTTGGTCTTCACTGGGAGCAAAGGAAGATGTAGAGGAGATACTGGAGTGTGGggttctttattctcttcttgcTTATTCAGATCGTGGTTGGGACATGAGATCTGGTTATTATGAAGTTTTTATATTCATAATAACAGGAAAACATTGTCAttgtaaaaatcaaacaaaacaggGTACATAGAGTTTTAggagattttatatattctggacacatGTCTTGTCAAAAATGTTTTGTGAACATTTTCCTATGCTCTATActttacctttgtttttttaatgatgtcttttgataagcagaagattttaattttgatgaagtctaagttacctatttttctttatgattagaGCTTCCTGTGTCCCAGGAAATGacttcaaggtcacaaagatatttttctatattttcttctagaagcttaaTACCTTTAGCTTTCATGTTGGAAGAGGTCCTCAGGGGGACACGACCACTGGGTGATCTGTGAGCTGGACCCAGACAATCAGAGGGATCTCACCACCTACAGTCCCCCATCCTTGGAATGTGTGCTTGGCCTACCATTCCTACAGTGGAGCCATTGTCAAGGATGCAGCCTTGAGAGAGCAATAAGTTGATGAGACTATCGGGATGGTATACATTACGGAACACAGGTAAGTCTTCTATATAAACTTGAAAGATTATAGAGGGTGGGTGTGGAGATCTGCTCATCTTGTGGCCACCTGAGGCAAAACTCCTGTGTAATTTCCCTTGGTAAACCTACCACTTACCAGTCTGGACTCTTAGACTCTTAGACTCTCCTTGCTCTCCATGTTCAGGGGCCAATTTCAGATTTCACCTGACAAATTCCCAAATTTGTAAACTAACAGTTCATGAGCCATCTTGAATAAATTTTTGCATTTGGATATGAGATAGGTGTTAAGGTTTATCTTTTCCCCCATGTGTGGATGTCTAGTTATTTCAGCAAATTTTGTAGGAAGGACTTTATTTCCCCACTGAGATGCTTTGGtgtctttgtcaaaaatcaatcaattgtATGTGTCGTTTATTTCTATGCACTCTCTTCTATTCCTTGACCTACCCTTGTATAAACATAACGTTGTCTTTAAACTGTAGCTTTTACGGTAAGTCTTGAGATCAGGTGGTGTGagttcaactttgttctttttttttcaacctcGTTTTGGCTATTCCAGGTTCTAtgaatttccaaataaattttggaatcaaATTGTTAGTTTCTACAAAAACCTGCTAGAATTTTAGTTGACATTGTGTAAAAACTAATGACTAAGGAGAATTAAAATTTATCAATATTGTGTGTTCTCcaattcaagaaaaaagaagcatTCTGCACTTGTTATCAGTTTCTCTCAGTAATATCTGTAATTTTCAGTGTAGGGGTTTTAtgcatatttctttaaatttatcactatgtattttttttttttaaagattttatttatttatttgacagagacagccagcgagagagggaacacagcagggggagtgggagaggaagaagcaggctcacaacggaggagcctgatgtgggactcgatcccggtacgccgggatcacgccctgagccgaaggcagacgctttaacgactgtgctacccaggcgcccctcactatgtattttttaatttaatttttaaatttgagtagagttgacatgcaatgttacattagtttcaggtatacaatgtagtgatttgacaagCTTATATATTATGCTGTGCTGACCaccagtgtagctaccatctatcaccatacagtGCTACTATAGTATCATCGActctattccttatgctgtgccttttattcccatgacttattcacttcataactggaagcttgtatctctcactcattcatccattttgtccATCCCATATACCCACTTTTCCTCTggaagccatcagtttgttctctttatttatagGCCTGATTccgctttttgtttgtttgttcatttcttttgttttttagattccacgtatgtGTGAAATcgtatgtatttgtctttctcagtctgacttgtGTATTTAGTGTAATACCCTaaaggtccatctgtgttgtcacaaatggcaaaaatgGCAAAACAAACCCTCAACCCTTTATATGACTActtcatattccattgtgtgtgtatatcgAGATCTATACCACATACTTTTTATGTATTCAtgtgtcagtggacacttgggctgcttctagatcttaggtattgtaaataatgctgcattaaatataggggtgcataagTTGGTAGTGTTTCTATaaactgataatgaagtagcagaaagaggactattcctatgtattttaatatttttgatgtttttgtAAAGGGTACTTGtatttcaatttccatttttattgcttGTATAGAGAAATACAATGTATTTCTGGATATTGATTTTGAATCTGTGATCTCTTATTGCTTATTGATCCTAGTAGATATTTTATAGATTCTTATGGTTTTTCTATAAAAACAATCATTTCATTTGCAAAccgagacagttttatttcttttcctattttattgcttttatttctttgtcttgctaTGTCATACTGACTAGAACTATAGCAAAATACTAAGTAGAAGTGGTGAGGGCATTCTGATTTTCTTCCCAATCAGACGGGGGAAATGTTCATCATTCACCATTAATATATTAGTTATAAGTTTTTCTTGGATCCTGCTTATTAGTTTgaggaaattttcttctattcctaaaTCTCTGATAGTTTTTATAATAAGTGGGCATTTTATCCAATGTATCTTTTTCAACTACTGAGATTGTTTTATGATATCTTGTGGTGAATCATAGtaattgatttttggatgttaaacCAATCTTGCGGTCTTGGAAAAACTTCAGTTAGTTAtgatgtatcttttaaaaaatatatattgctgagtttgatttgttaatattttgttaaggagtTTTGCATTATGTTCAGGAGATATATTGTCTGAAAATTTCTTGTATTGATTTGTGAGTTTTGGTGTCAAGGGTATACTggctttaaaaaatgagttaaaattttttctgaaggagtttgagaaatAATGTCATTTCTTTTGTGAATATTTGATGGAACGTACCTGCAGATCCCTTTAGATCTTGAGTTTTCCTCGTGGggaggttttcttctttttaaagatttatttacttgagagagagaaagagaggcagggtgggggtgaggcagagggagagggagagagagtcttaagcagactctgtgctgagtgcaaagcccgaTGTAGCTCCATCTTGTAGCCCTGATATCAAACCGAttcagatgctgaaccaactgtgCCATTCACGCGCCCCTTGTGGGGAGATTTTTAACTGtaaattcagtttctttcctatacttacataataattttttaaaaacccatcaaCAACAACACCAATATACCATATGTTGGgcttttttagaatttctttttattgttgtatcacttttggtaatttgtgtctttaaataatttgttcatttaatctAGGTTGTCAAATTCATGGTCATAAAGTTAGTCATAATATTCCTTTCATATACTTTTAATGCCTGTAATATCTATGTGgtattctttcattcttgatattggtaattttattttttcctcttggtcAGTCTAGGTAAGGATTTTTCAATGTTATTAATTGTTACAAAGAATCAGCTTCTGAATGACTTGATTTCCTCTATTATCTATTCTTTATTTAATTACTTtcagcttttatatttattatttccttcctttatttactTTGGCTTAActcactcttctttttctagtctctTAACGTAGAAGCTAAGATAATtagtttaaaacttttttcaggggcgcctgggtggctcagtcattaagcgtctgcctttggctcagggcgtgatcccagcgttctgggatcgagccccacatcaggctcctctgctgggagcctgcttcttcctctcccactccccctgcttgtgttccctctctcgctggctgtctctctctctgtcaaataaataaataaaatctttaaaaaaaaagagagacttaaaaaaaataaaataaaacttttttcacCAACAACATAAGAATTAAGAATTATAAATTTTGCTCTAAGCCCTATTTTAGCCACATCCTACAAATTtagtatttgtattttcattatcattcagtcagaaatattttctaattccttcACGGTTTCTTATTTGACTTATGCAACATTTAggagtccatttctttttttaaaatttttttttaatatttttttttgctgtgaacaggaaacatattttaatactttaaatataaaatcatgaataagtaaaaaggtaaaaagaggaTCAAGATAtacagttgattctcattattcacagtagctatGCTGTATCAAGTTTCCATGGACATTGTATTAGTGAATACTGAACTATTGCTCTGAAGTGAAacatgtgcatgcgtgtgtgtctCACAGAgattattatcttctttttttttaatgtttttttttattatattatgttagtcaccatacagtacatccctggtttctgatgtaaagttcgatgattcattagttgcgtataacacacagtgcaccatgcaatacgtgccctccttactacccatcaccagtctatcccattcccccatccccctcccctctgaggccctcagtttgtttcccagagtccatagtctctcatgtttcattcccccttctgattacccccctttctttatccctttcttcccctaccgatcttcctagttcttatgttccatagataagaggaatcatatgataattgtctttctctgcttgacttatttcacttagcattatctcctctagtgccgtccatgttgcagcaaatgctgagaactcgttctttctgatagctgagtaatattccattgtatatatggaccacatcttctttatccagtcatctattgaagggcatcttggctccttccacaatttagctattgtggacaatgctgctatgaacattggggtgcatatggcccttctcttcactacgtttgtatctttggggtaaatacccagtagtgcaatggctggatcatagggtagctcaatttttaactttttaagggacttccacactgttttccaaagtggctatatcccctccattcctttattttcatctgttttgtttcttaaattccacatgagtgaaatatatcgtaattgtctttctctgattgacttattttgcttagcataataccctctaggtctatccacatcattgcaaatggtaagatttcatttttttggtggctgagtaatgttccattgtgtgtgtatatatatatataccacatcttctttatccattcatctgtctatggaccccaatgtttatagcaacaatgaccaccatagccaaaatatggaaagagccagaTGCCCTTCTATCCATTCACAGTTATTTTGAAGGGATTATTATTTAGAACATGAATCCAAAAATGTGTCAAAAGCAAGAGATAGGATTTAGTTGGGACTTGGGAGAGGAGTGCAGGTTGGGAAGTTTGGGTTGGGGCTGAAACCTTCAGGGTTGAAAGCAGAGGATGGCCTGAGTGGGAAAAGGAAGTAATTTAGAGAACTGGGTGGCAAGAAGGAGATACAATTTATTGGCAAAATGGTTTTACTACTTTGGAAATGATAATATAAATGTCAGATATTATTATAATATCCTAGATAATTAATAAAGAGAATATAGAGAAATTTCACAAGTTTGAAGGGTTTGTCTAAaacttatgtttttaatttgagtCTTTTATACTATTAAACATAGACATTTTTGGATAGCCAGCACACTTTTGTTTCTTCGAAATCTGGTTGGTTTATCGGTTTGGGCTTTTACCTT
The DNA window shown above is from Ursus arctos isolate Adak ecotype North America unplaced genomic scaffold, UrsArc2.0 scaffold_13, whole genome shotgun sequence and carries:
- the HTR1E gene encoding 5-hydroxytryptamine receptor 1E — its product is MNITNCTPEASVAARPKTITEKMLISMTLVVITTLTMLLNLAVITAICTTKKLHQPANYLICSLAVTDLLVAVLVMPPSITYIVMDSWRLGYFICEVWLSVDMTCCTCSILHLCVIALDRYWAITNAIEYARKRTAKRAVLMILTVWTISIFISMPPLFWRSHRQLSPPPSQCTIQHDHVIYTIYSTLGAFYIPLTLILILYYRIYHAAKSLYQKRGSSRHLSNRSTDSQNSFASCKLTQTFCVSDFSTSDPTTEFEKIHTSIRIPSFDNDLDHPGERQQISSTRERKAARILGLILGAFILSWLPFFIKELIVGLSIYTVSSEVADFLTWLGYVNSLINPLLYTSFNEDFKLAFKKLIKCREHT